Below is a window of Brassica napus cultivar Da-Ae chromosome A5, Da-Ae, whole genome shotgun sequence DNA.
CATTATGCAGCTGCTGAACCTCGACAGGGCCATCTCTGATGATCCGGCATGAACCTCGCTGTGAGTGTAGTGAAGAACGGCAGGGAAGAGTATCCCCATTACAGCCATCAAAAGCAATCCTGAGTTCACAACTGCAATTCCCTGGATGCAGGAGAACAAATGTCAGAAGAGAATACAATGAAGAAGTTGGATAAGGGATCATTACTTTGTCAAAGACTTGGTCTTTCTGGTAAAACACTAGACCACCGCAGAAGAAAGCGCAGCCAAGCACAAGCAACATGTTAGACAGAATCGATCCTAGTAAAGTCAGCTGAACAACACGTATCATTCCATTTTTCAAAGCGAAGATAGATATGATTAGTTCTGTCACATTCCCGAATGTAGCATTTAGGAGTCCTCCAACTGTgaaatttgtaataaaatatcaaaaaaaatcatGGAACAAAGGAACTGCCTGTTAAAGAAGAACCAAGTCATCATACCAGTTGGTCCAGTGTAAAAAGCTAGTTGCCTGTTTCAAATAAACCAATACTTACACATAAGTCTCATAGACAGAACAATGGTACGGTTAAGTTTGTGCTATAATAAGTGCTTACTCTGTGGCATATCCTAGACGTTCAGCCAATGGTGTAATGCCTATTAAGCTCAGCAAGAACACCCACCCCTGAGGCCAGGGAAACAATCATTTCTTGAGGTTCAACTCTTACAACATGAAATAAAACTACTAGTATTAGTACACTTACCTTACTATCTATCATGTAGTGAACCAATATCGCTAGAGGACCGAAAGGTAACAACATATTGAGTTTGTTAGAAAAAATCACGATCTTAATACTCCTGAGAACACTGTTCTTTGGCGACTTGGTTGCGTGTTCAGGGAAACTCAGAGAAAGTGATCCTTGCTCCATCAAAGAAGCTGCTTTAGCTTGCGTGGCGTCTTCTTCTTTTCTAAATAGACTCTTGTGCTCAAGTTCATTAACCGACCCCATCTGTTACAGTAAAGCATCCTAACATTACCCCCACACATTAAACTCAGACAAGAGATAAGAATGATCTTGTGCTTACTTCAACTTGTGCTTCGATTAGAGCCGGCAATTTACAATGACTCATACCCTCTCGTGCTACCAAAACATGGACCAAGGATAATGCAACCTGGGTACAGAGGAACTTCTTGTAAGAGATCTAAGTTTCAATGACAGTTATAATATTCAAAGCCAATAAAGGCAGAGTCTTGTGGTTGTGGGTAACGGTTACTTCACATTAAGGGAAAGAATCATATAAAAGCAAGCAAAAAGATTACTTCTCTAAAACCTTAATCTAAAGCCCTTAcaacagaaagaaagaaactccATGAAAGATAAAAGGAGGAAACTTGTACCTCGAAGTCAAACAAGGGTCAGTCAGAGAAGAAGAATCGAGCAAGTTGCAGAAACCAAATCAGAGAAACAACGACTTTGAAGTTTATATCTTCTTCCTCTGATCTGCTAGAGACGAAGGAAAGGTCGAGTGTGATTTGAATTTGatagaataataataaaagttcATGAACGTGATTCCGTGATCTGGACGTCGGTGTAGAATCAAATCATTTGGATCTCAGATGATGCTAGTAGAGGAGAACGAGCGAGGAAGTTTCGTTCTTGTGTTCAAAGTTGAAACCTTTCAGCAGTTTGAAgaacacaagttttttttttttactgaagaagaagacacaTGTAACGGCGCCGTTTAGTGTTTTGtcctaaaaaataaataacccgCGAATCTTagcataataaaaatgaaattaattagtttggttttcgaatattttttacaaatcaCTGAAATGACAGGGGCAAACGTTCAATttactatttataattttatagtacaattttttttgaaaaaaaaattacctagtGATAAAGACAtggatttattttctttctttcaaattCAATACATGGAATGATATCTTTTCTTTTCGAACTGGCTTCATTGGAATGATTAGTTTTTCTAAAGGTAAGAGAAAAAAATCGATCTACAATGAAAatctaacctatactaaaagggttaTATGAGCATCAGAGAAGCTGTCCACGTAGGACAATTAAATCAGCCAATCATTATGTGACATCTGTTCACTTTACCGCGTTTCATTTATTCTGTTTCCGTTTGGGCTACATTCTTTGttattgttttggtttataaagCCCAATCTTTAAAAAGCAGAGTAAGACGTATGCCTGAAACGCAGAGTTTTTAATTCTATGGTTTCATCTCATTCTCTTCTCCGCCGTTGCAATATCATACCCTAGGGTTTTGATCGAGatgcttcatcttcttcctacgGATCCAGCAATCTACCTGTTACAGATTCTTACTCTTAAAGCCCTTTTTAAATCCATCCTCCACGATGAAGCTCAACGATTTCTCACTCAATACTCTCATCTCTCTTACAAGCGGTGAAGCTCCTCCTACAAAAAGGTATGTGCTCTTCCCAGAAACATCATTCTCACAATCCTACTACATTCCCATAAACTGTTTTCTAAGAAATCAAAGTCGATAATGGCTAATTCCTCCGTCTTTCTCGCCGATTTGAAAGCTAGCCGCTGCACCTCCACCGCCCAGGTCCGTTTGCTTAGGTTCTGGGAAGATAGGAATGTTAAGCGCGACAGAGAGGGTCAACATTCTCTTCATGGACGCCAAGGTAAATCCGGCTTGACTAtgtagttttgttttgttttttaatccTTTCTCGCGTTGTTGTGTTTTGGTTATGAAACTTTCAAACCTAATAGTTCTTCACCGGAGATCAATACATTCATGTCTTCGTTATTCTCCATAAGTTTTTGTTATCTTCAAATATTTGGGATATGATCATTGTTGTGATTGTTGattcttttttacttttttcgtatattttattcATACCTAAAATTCAAATAGTCCGTGTAGAGACATCCATATGCTTATGTCTTTTGATTATGAAAAAGTTAACAAGcgctttagtttatttttaatgattgcaatatttatttcatttgtttATGTTTCCAATTTTTCATGCTTTGCAGGCCACTCTCACCTAAGCCACCGTGAACGTCTACCGCTTAAACACATTCAGACATCTTTTCACTGTTGGTTAAGTGTACTCTGTTAGCGGCTTTGAGCTGTCCGGACTTCAAGCTGTCCGACTCTCCTGTGTCGATCCGGTTCAATATTGAGACGGGTTTGAAAGACTTAACTGACCCAGGTTCACCAATTCCTCAAGAACGTTTCAGGTTCTGCAAAGATGAGTTGCTTGGTCTAGCAAACACCAACACCCATCTTCCAGGTAAccctattattttttttttgcaaatatgtCATTGATAAATCGATCCACACCGGAATCTTGGATGAGAATCAAggtattttgtaatttatatgtaAAGGCTTATATAGTTTATTTCTTAATAAACATCATCCTCACAACTCCTAATAACACCAGAAACTTCTTTTCTCATATATCCTTCTAGATATGAGTTGATTGATAAATTTGTGCAGGAGCATGGGCTAACTGAATAGTTCCTCCGTGCCTGTCCTTTTGGTATAATGCCTGATGGATCAGGTAACAATCATTAAAACCATAAACTATGTCTTAATGTATCACATTAGTATGAAACCATGTCAACTTGCAGGGTGAAAATTTTGATTCCAAGTCAATTGACCTATATTATCTTAATAATTATTTCTTCACCTTTATTTTCTTTCAGGCACCAAATTTTTTAGGTGAATCCTTAGACGTTAACGACAATAACAAGTCGGTTTACtggaggagaagaaggagaTAGTGAGAACAAGAATGATATGACAAAGGAGGTGAAGAGCAAAAACAAGCAAGACAAGCGAAGAAGTAGAAAACTAACGAATGAGACATATTGCGGTCGCTAGGAATAGGAAGCAAATGAACGAGCATCTTCGTAACCTCAAGTCTCTTTTGTCTGGATCCTACGTTCAATGGGTATCATGATAACACATATACATCTTCATTTCGTGATTgtattcattattttaaaatatttttttaatatgcatgtatataacAGAGAGATCAAGCGTCGATCATAGGTGGAATAGAGTTTGTAAGAGAGCTTGAGCAACTTCTACAATGCCTAGAGTCACATGAGTCGtataggaggaggaggagggctCCGGGAAGAAACAGCTGAGAACGAGTCGTGCTTGGCTGATGTGGAGGTGAAGCTGCTAGAGTTTGATGCCATGATCAAGAAACTTTCAAGAAGAAGACCAGGACAACTTATTAAGACTATTGCTTTTTTGGAGGATCTTCATCTCTCTATTCTTCACACTTACATGACTACCATGGAGCAAACAGTCCTCTACTCCTTCAATGTCAAGGCAAGTTTCACCTTTGTACATTATACTCTTAGGCATTCATATATATAGTACATCCTCAAATAAAGTTTTTTACCCATATATTTggattgatttaaataaaatatgcatATATTAGTAACCTACAAGGAAAAGTGGACGTTGAAGGTTTCCTCTCAGCACAAGCTGCCATAGATGCAATTAAGGGCTCCATGTAAGTTTGTTTTCTCCAAAACACCAGAGTATTTTACACGTTTACTCTGTTACCTTAGTCACAGCAAACAATGTaatgttttgatgtaaacgCAGGGATCTTTACGCAGCTAACATCAAAGCTGGCTTGCAGCGTTAATGAACATACCGGTCAATCTGTTCCTCCAGGTTTGCGTTGATGCCTTCTCCGGCTCGCTGGAGAACAAACTCACTGTGAGTGGATCAGTCTCACCGTTGGATAACATcctatttttgaatttgaatttaagCCACTTCGTTCAGTGTATTTTTTCTGCAGAGCTAATGTGTCTGAAA
It encodes the following:
- the LOC106452330 gene encoding vacuolar cation/proton exchanger 2-like — translated: MSHCKLPALIEAQVEMGSVNELEHKSLFRKEEDATQAKAASLMEQGSLSLSFPEHATKSPKNSVLRSIKIVIFSNKLNMLLPFGPLAILVHYMIDSKGWVFLLSLIGITPLAERLGYATEQLAFYTGPTVGGLLNATFGNVTELIISIFALKNGMIRVVQLTLLGSILSNMLLVLGCAFFCGGLVFYQKDQVFDKGIAVVNSGLLLMAVMGILFPAVLHYTHSEVHAGSSEMALSRFSSCIMLIAYAAYLFFQLKSQSNNSYCPLEEETNQNEEACGEDEDPEISKWEAIIWLSILTAWVSLLSGYLVDAIEGASVSWNIPIAFISVILLPIVGNAAEHAGAIMFAMKDKLDLSLGVAIGSSIQISMFVVPFCVVIGWMMGEQMDLNFQLFETAMLFITVIVVAFFLQEGTSNYFKGLMLILCYLIVAASFFVHEDPHEDAL